Within the Candidatus Tanganyikabacteria bacterium genome, the region CTCGCCCATCCTGGCCTCGTCCTCGGCGGAGCGGACCTCGAAGTTCCGGCTCACGTGCAGGACGACGAGCGCGTCAGGTGCGAAATGCCGGATGTTGGCAATCTGGTCGAGCACGACGGCGGGCTGCTCGTGGACCGGGATCGAGATCGCGAGCCTCATGAACATATCGTCGGCCGATCGGGTGCCCGCACGCAGGGTCAAGCCGCTCCAGCCACGCGACGGCCGGATCGGGGGGATAGGGTATAGTGGGTCCAAAGCCCCTCCCATGACCACCCTCGAACCGGCCGGCCAGGCGGTCATCTCGCGGCTCACCCGCGAGTGGCCCGACCTGTGGGCGATCTACCTGTTCGGCTCTCGCGGTCGAGGAGGCGCCGGGCCGGCGAGCGACATCGACCTGGCAATCCTGGGCCCCGGACCGCTGCCTCCGGTACGCCTCTGGGACGTGGCCCAGGATCTGGCTTCGTTGGCCCGGGCCGACGCGGATCTCGTGGACTTGCGCAAGGCCTCGACCGTCCTTCAGGCCCAGGTGGTGTCGACCGGCCGGCGTATCTACTGCTCGAACGAACGCGAGTGCGACTCCTTCGAGACGTACGTCCTGTCCTCGTATGCCCGGCTCAACGAGGAGCGGCGGGACATCCTGCGGGGCATCCTCGACCGGGGCAGCTTCCGTGGCGGATGACGTGCTGCTGGCCAAGGCGCAGGCCATCGAACGTAGCCTCGGAAGGATCGCGTCGCGCTACCAGGGCCCGGAGTCGCGGCTGGAAACGGATCTCGACATGCAGGACATCGTCGTGCTGAACCTCCAGCGCGCGTGCGAGGCCGCCATCGATGGCGCCATGCGCGTGATCAACAAGAATCGCCTGGGCCTGCCCCAGGAGAGCCGCGAGGCCTTCACCATGCTCGAGGAGGCCGGCCTGCTGGACCGCGACCTGGCGGCGCGGCTCCGGCGGATGGTGGGCTTCCGGAACGTGGCGGTGCACGATTACCAGCGCCTCGACTGGGGGATCGTACGGTCGATCCTTGACCACGACCTGCCGGATCTGCGCCGGTTCGGCGACTGGCTGGTGGCGGCCGCGCGCTAGCGCCGGCTCATTCGACCGCCGCGGCGCGCGAGCCGGCGTCCGGCCTGTCGAGGACCTGCGGCCTGCCCGCGATGAGCGAGCGGCGGCAGGCCTCGATGATGCGCACGATCTCGGCCCCCTCCGGCCCGCCCGAGAGTGGCCGACTTCCAGTCTCCACGCAATCGGCGAAGTGGTCCCACTCGATGCGCAAGGGCTCGACGTTGTCCAGGCGCGGGATGACGATGTCGCCCGTGCGGTACGTGAGCTGGAACTCGCCGAAGGACTGGGGCTGCCGGATGCGGGACACGCCCTGGTCGTAGATCTTCACGGCCTCCGGGCCGGCCAGGTCGTCGTACACGACCATCCTGTGTGCGCCGGTGACGGTCGTGCGGCGCAGCTTGGTGGGCGCCAGCCAGCTCAGGTGCAGTTGCGCCACGATGCCCGACGCGTAGCGGAGCGTGATGAACGCGACGTCTTCCTGGCCCTCGGACACGTAGGACTGGCCTGCCGCGTAGACGCTGACCGGCGATTCGCCCAGCCAGTACTGGAGGATCGACAGGTCGTGCGGCGCCAGGTCCCAGACGACTCCCGAGTCCTGCACCTGGCCGAGGTTGACGCGTTGCGAATCGATGTAGAAGACCTGCCCCAGGGCGCCGGAGTCGATGAGGTCTTTCACGCGCCGCACCGGCGGGCTGTACATGAAGGTGTGGCCGACCAGCAGGACACGGTTCACCTTCCACGCCAGGTCCACGAGGGTCGACGCGGCGTCCAGGGCCGTGGCGAGCGGCTTTTCTACCAGCACGTGCTTGCGCGCCTGCAGGGCGGCCCCGACGATCTCGAAGTGCGTGTCGGGCGGGGTCGCCACGTAGACGACGTCGATCTCCGGATCGGCCAGGACTTCGCGATAATCGGTGCAGACGCGCGCGCCGGGCAGCCGCCCGGACAGGTCCGAGAGGGCGCGCCAGCTCTTGTCGCACAGCGTCTTGATCTCGCCGCGGCCCGACTCCGGGATCACCCGCACCAAGTTGCGACCCCAGAGACCGACGCCGATGACGCCGATTTTCATAATCTAACCATCGGCTCCCGCGAGAGCCGCCCGCAGGGTCGCCACGACATGATCCTGCTGCGGGGGTGTCATCTCCGGGAACAACGGCAGCGAGAGCACCTGGGCGGCGGCCTCCTCGGCGACCGGAAGCGGCCGGTCGCGGTATGCCACCAGCGCCGGCTGCCGGTGCAGGGGCACCGGGTAGTGGATACCCGCACCGACGCCGCGGGACTGCAGTGCGGCGGCGATCGCATCTCGGCGCGGGACGCGCACGACGTACAGGTGGCGGGCGCTGGTGCCGCGGACCGACACCACCCGCGGCACATCCGCCAGCAGGTCGTCGTAGCGGGCCGCCAGTTCGCGCCGGCGGGCGTTCCAGTCGTCCAGCCTTCGCAGCTTGATCCGCAGGACCGCGGCCTGCAGTTCGTCCAGGCGCGAGTTGTACCCGACGAATTCGTGCTCGTGTTTCGACCGCGAGCCCTGGTTGCGCAGCACGCGGACGCGATCGGCCACCTCCGGCGACTCCGTGACCACGGCTCCCGCCTCGCCGTAGGCACCCAGGTTCTTGCCCGGGTAGAAGCTGAAGCAGCCGGCGCGGCCGAAGGTTCCGGCGCGGCGGTCGCCGAGCGAGGCGCCGTGGGCTTGCGCGGCGTCCTCGATCACCCACAGGCCGCGGCGACCGGCCAGGTCGAGGACCGCCTCCATGGGCGCCACGTGGCCGAACAGGTGCACCGGCATGATCGCTCGGGTGCGAGAGGTCACGACCCGCGCGGCGTCCGCCGGATCGATCAGCAACGACATCGGGTCGACGTCGCAGAACCGCGGCACGCCGCCCGCGTGCACGACGGCTGCCGCGGACGCCACGAAGGTGAGGGCCGGCACGATCACCTCGTCGCCGGGTTCCAGGCCACAGGCCCGGAGGGCGAGAACCAGGGCGTCGAGGCCCGAGCCGACGCCGACGCAGTGCTCTACGCCCAGAAACGCCGCGAATTCGGCCTCGAACCGCGCGAGTTCGGGCCCCAGTACCAGGTTCATTCCCGCCAGGACGCTTCCCAGCGCGGCGTCGATTTCCGGGGCCAGCAGGGAGTACTGGGCCCGCAGATCCACCAGGGGGACATGGTGCGCGTCAGGCATAATGGCTTAGATGTCGGACCTCTTTGCCAAGGGCGAGATCCACCCGACGGCCATCGTAAGCCCCGATGCGGAGCTTGGCCGTGACGTAAGCATCGGCGCGTATGCCATCGTCCACGGCGGGGTCGAACTGGGGGCGGGCGCCCGCGTCGGGCCCTACGTCTCCCTGGGCGAACCGCCGCGCACGCGCCACGCCACGGCGTCGCTGGCCGCCCTGCGCATCGGCCCCGGCGCCCTCATCCGCTCCCATACGGTGATTTACGGGGGATCCGAGATCGGCGAGGGCTTCGAGTGCGGCCACCACGCGGCCATCCTGCCGGGCGCGGCCATCGGCCGGGCGGTGCGCGTGGGGTCATTCGCCGACATCGAAGGCCGGTGCCGTATCGGCGACCATTCGCGCCTCCACAGCAATGTCTTCGTCTGCCAGGGCACGGAGATCGGCCGGTACGTGTGGCTCTTTCCCCATGTCGTCACGACCGACGATCCGCACCCGCCCTCCCATGCGCTGGTCGCCGCGACGATCGACGATTACGCGGCCATCGGCGCCCGTGCCGTGCTGCTGCCAGGTATCCGCATCGGCCGGGAGGCCGTCGTAGGGGCGGCGGCCCTGGTCACCCGGGACGTGCCGCCGGGACACCTGGTCATGGGCCACCCGGCCCGCCTGGTGGGGCCGGCGAGCGATGTCCGGCACCGGATGACCGGTGAGGCCGCCTATCCGTGGTACCGGCATTTCAGCAAGGGGATGCCCTGGGAGGGCATCGGTTTCGACGCCTGGGCCGCTCGCCCGGCCGAGGCCGGAACGCCGGCTGCCGCGGTCCCCGACGGAGAAGAAGCCTGCCGGGGTGACCGGACGGGTTGAATCCCCATGGGTGCCCGTGCTATTGTCGGATTCAACGCGAGACGGGCTGGAGAGGCCGGTTTCAGTATTTGGGCTACAACCAACTAAGAGGGCGCCCGACGCTTTGGGCGATGGCAGTATACCGCCGCTCGTCGGCGGAAACGGAAGTCGTTCAGGAGGGCCCCCACCTGCTAGTGAAGCAGGTTCAAATACTCCCGGCCTCGCCGCCCGTCCGCGTCTTCTTCGGGGTCGCCCTCGGCGGGGTAAGCCCCCGGCAGGACCATGACCACCACCGTCGATCTGCCTGACGAAGCCGCCACGCGCCGGCTGGGCGAGAGCCTGGGCCGCCTCTGCGAGCCGGGCGACGTCGTCTTGCTCGAGGGGGACCTTGGCGCCGGCAAGACCACGCTGGTGCAAGGCCTCGCCGCGGGCCTGGGCGTCGAGGGCGACGTCACGAGCCCGACGTTCGCTTTGCTGCACGAACTTTCCGGCCGCGTCCCCTTGCGGCACATGGACCTGTATCGCCTGGATGAGGCGCACCTGGCCCACCTGGGGCTGGAAGAGTGGTTCGAGCCGGACGCCGTGATCGCCGTCGAGTGGGCCGAACGCCTGGGGCCATTCGCCCCGCGCCAGGCCTTGCACATCGTCCTCACCCATGCTGGCGACGGCCGCCGCGCCGAGATCCGGGGCGAGTCGTCGCGGTACGCGCACCTGGTGGAACGAATCGCCGGCCAGCCCGGGAGGCGGCCCTAGCCCATGTGGATCCTCGCGATCAACACCGCCACCGATGCGCTGGGCGTGGGCATCGTGCGCTGCGAGGCGGGGCGCCCGATCGAGAGTGCCGCGGAGGTCCTGCTGGCGCCTCCTGGCGCCGGCAGGGGCGGACATTCCGAGCGCCTGCTGCCCGCGCTGGCCTGGGCGGCCGAGAGCGCCGGGTTGACACCCGCGGATCTCGGCGGCGTCGCGGTGGTGGTGGGGCCGGGAGGCTTCACCGGCATCCGTACCGGCCTGGCGGCGGCCAAGGCGATCTCCCAGAGCCGCGGCATTCCGATCTGGGGAGTCGACACGCTGGAAGCCCTGGCAGCTGGCTACCCGGCGAGGGGATTGGTCTCGCCGTTGCTGGATGCCAGGCGCGGCGACGTGTTTGCCGCCCTGTACCGCCGCTCTGGCCCCACGGGCCTGGATCTGGTCGCCCCGCCGGCGCTCGTCCCCCTGGCGGCCTGGCTGGAAGAACTCGCCGGCAGCGACGTGGTCTTCCTGGGGGAGGGAGCGGTGCGCAACGCGGCGACAGCGGCCGGCACGCCGCCGGAGGCGCATGTCGTGAGGCCGGCCACCGTGGCGCGGCTGGCGGCACCCCACCTGGCGGAAGGCGGCGAGGATCCCATGGCCCTCGTGCCGCGCTACCACCGGGCGCCGGTGATGGCTCCGGATTGGCGGCCCGGAGCGGGCATGAAATCATAGATGGTGCGATGGCCATGGTGACGCGCAAGACCAAGCCGCCGATTGCGGTGGAAATCCGGGCCATGCGCCACGAGGACATTCCCTCGGTGGTCGCCATCGAACGCCTGTGTTTCGGAGATCGCTGGTCGGCCTCGGCGTTCGCCACCGAACTCGAGAACCCGTCGAGCACGTACGTCGTCGCGATCCGCGAAAGGGACGTGGTCGGCTACGCCGGATTCTGGCTCATCCTCGAGGAAGCGCACATCACGACCATCGCGGTGCACCCGCACGATCAGGGGCACAAGATCGGCGAGCAGTTGCTGCTGGCCCTCATCGACGAAAGCGCCAGGCGCGGCGCCAAGTGGATGACCCTGGAAGTGCGCGTATCCAACGTCGTGGCGCAAAAACTCTACGAGAAGTATGGTTTCTCGGCGCTGGGTAAGCGGCGCGGGTATTACCAAGATGATGGAGAAGATGCCCTGGTGATGTGGACCGAGAATATCTGGCAGGACGCGTACCAAGCGCGCCTTGCCGCGCTCAAGGCCAGTCTTCACCCCTAGATGGACCCCGAGCGAAGTTTCGCGGTCCTGGCGCTGGCCGCTTTCGCCCTGCTGCTGGCGGCCAATGCCGCGTTGCTCGCCGCGCAGATCGCCGCGCTCCGGAGCGGCAGGCCGCTCCCGTGGCTGACCAGGTTCGTTAGAAGGCCGAAGGCGGGCGATCGGCCCGCGAGGGCCGTCACCACGGCGCTCACCACCATCGAACTGCCCGACGAGGACCAGCGCATCCTGCACAAGGCGCTCGCCTTCCAGGCAAAGGTGGTCAGCGAGGTCATGGTCCCGCGCCTCGACATGATCTCGGTGCCGGCCGACGCCCCCATCCGCGAGGTCCTGCAGAAGGCGGCCGGCAGCAGCCACAGCCGCCTGCCGGTCTACGACGGCGACCTCGACCACATCGTGGGCTTCGTGCATGCGAAGGACCTGCTGCGCCTGGCCGCCGACGCGACCCGCCCCCTGGTGGCCCGCGAGATCATGCGCCCGATCCTCGCGGTGCCCGAGAACAAGTCGGTCGACGACATGCTCCGGGAATTCCAGGTCGCCAAGACCCATGTCGCCATCGTCATCGACGAATTCGGCGGCACCTCCGGGATGGTCACGATCAACGACCTGCTGGAAGAACTGGTCGGCGAGATCTTCGACGAGGTGCGCCAGGGGCAACCCGACTACGAGAGTCTGGCCGACGGGAGCATCCGCGTGTCGGGTCGGATGGCCATCGGCGACGTCAACGAACGCTTCGGCCTGTCCCTGCCGGACGACGAGTTCAACACCATCGCCGGCCTGGTCTTCGGCTGTCTCGGGCGCACCCCGTCGCCGGGCGACGTGGCGGACATCGACGGCATCCGCGTGCGGGTGGAGGCGACCAACGGCCGCCGGGCGACGCAACTGGTGCTCCACCCGCCCAGGCCCGCGCCGGCCCCGTAGGGGGGCCGTCTGCCCGGGCCCGCGCCGGCCCCGTAGCGGGGCTGTCTGCCCGGGCCCGCGCCGGCCCCGGGCCCGCGTCGGCCGGCAAGAAGAAAGGCGACCCCTCGCGGGGGCCGCCTAGCATCGGGAAAATTCGAATCAGATGACAGCTTCGATCAACTTTGAATTAAGCGTTTGTTTAAGAACCTCTTGTGAGTAGGTTATATCC harbors:
- a CDS encoding nucleotidyltransferase domain-containing protein, encoding MTTLEPAGQAVISRLTREWPDLWAIYLFGSRGRGGAGPASDIDLAILGPGPLPPVRLWDVAQDLASLARADADLVDLRKASTVLQAQVVSTGRRIYCSNERECDSFETYVLSSYARLNEERRDILRGILDRGSFRGG
- a CDS encoding DUF86 domain-containing protein, with the protein product MADDVLLAKAQAIERSLGRIASRYQGPESRLETDLDMQDIVVLNLQRACEAAIDGAMRVINKNRLGLPQESREAFTMLEEAGLLDRDLAARLRRMVGFRNVAVHDYQRLDWGIVRSILDHDLPDLRRFGDWLVAAAR
- a CDS encoding Gfo/Idh/MocA family oxidoreductase, whose protein sequence is MKIGVIGVGLWGRNLVRVIPESGRGEIKTLCDKSWRALSDLSGRLPGARVCTDYREVLADPEIDVVYVATPPDTHFEIVGAALQARKHVLVEKPLATALDAASTLVDLAWKVNRVLLVGHTFMYSPPVRRVKDLIDSGALGQVFYIDSQRVNLGQVQDSGVVWDLAPHDLSILQYWLGESPVSVYAAGQSYVSEGQEDVAFITLRYASGIVAQLHLSWLAPTKLRRTTVTGAHRMVVYDDLAGPEAVKIYDQGVSRIRQPQSFGEFQLTYRTGDIVIPRLDNVEPLRIEWDHFADCVETGSRPLSGGPEGAEIVRIIEACRRSLIAGRPQVLDRPDAGSRAAAVE
- a CDS encoding DegT/DnrJ/EryC1/StrS family aminotransferase → MPDAHHVPLVDLRAQYSLLAPEIDAALGSVLAGMNLVLGPELARFEAEFAAFLGVEHCVGVGSGLDALVLALRACGLEPGDEVIVPALTFVASAAAVVHAGGVPRFCDVDPMSLLIDPADAARVVTSRTRAIMPVHLFGHVAPMEAVLDLAGRRGLWVIEDAAQAHGASLGDRRAGTFGRAGCFSFYPGKNLGAYGEAGAVVTESPEVADRVRVLRNQGSRSKHEHEFVGYNSRLDELQAAVLRIKLRRLDDWNARRRELAARYDDLLADVPRVVSVRGTSARHLYVVRVPRRDAIAAALQSRGVGAGIHYPVPLHRQPALVAYRDRPLPVAEEAAAQVLSLPLFPEMTPPQQDHVVATLRAALAGADG
- a CDS encoding N-acetyltransferase; translated protein: MSDLFAKGEIHPTAIVSPDAELGRDVSIGAYAIVHGGVELGAGARVGPYVSLGEPPRTRHATASLAALRIGPGALIRSHTVIYGGSEIGEGFECGHHAAILPGAAIGRAVRVGSFADIEGRCRIGDHSRLHSNVFVCQGTEIGRYVWLFPHVVTTDDPHPPSHALVAATIDDYAAIGARAVLLPGIRIGREAVVGAAALVTRDVPPGHLVMGHPARLVGPASDVRHRMTGEAAYPWYRHFSKGMPWEGIGFDAWAARPAEAGTPAAAVPDGEEACRGDRTG
- the tsaE gene encoding tRNA (adenosine(37)-N6)-threonylcarbamoyltransferase complex ATPase subunit type 1 TsaE, which codes for MTTTVDLPDEAATRRLGESLGRLCEPGDVVLLEGDLGAGKTTLVQGLAAGLGVEGDVTSPTFALLHELSGRVPLRHMDLYRLDEAHLAHLGLEEWFEPDAVIAVEWAERLGPFAPRQALHIVLTHAGDGRRAEIRGESSRYAHLVERIAGQPGRRP
- the tsaB gene encoding tRNA (adenosine(37)-N6)-threonylcarbamoyltransferase complex dimerization subunit type 1 TsaB — protein: MWILAINTATDALGVGIVRCEAGRPIESAAEVLLAPPGAGRGGHSERLLPALAWAAESAGLTPADLGGVAVVVGPGGFTGIRTGLAAAKAISQSRGIPIWGVDTLEALAAGYPARGLVSPLLDARRGDVFAALYRRSGPTGLDLVAPPALVPLAAWLEELAGSDVVFLGEGAVRNAATAAGTPPEAHVVRPATVARLAAPHLAEGGEDPMALVPRYHRAPVMAPDWRPGAGMKS
- the rimI gene encoding ribosomal protein S18-alanine N-acetyltransferase; protein product: MVTRKTKPPIAVEIRAMRHEDIPSVVAIERLCFGDRWSASAFATELENPSSTYVVAIRERDVVGYAGFWLILEEAHITTIAVHPHDQGHKIGEQLLLALIDESARRGAKWMTLEVRVSNVVAQKLYEKYGFSALGKRRGYYQDDGEDALVMWTENIWQDAYQARLAALKASLHP
- a CDS encoding HlyC/CorC family transporter — protein: MDPERSFAVLALAAFALLLAANAALLAAQIAALRSGRPLPWLTRFVRRPKAGDRPARAVTTALTTIELPDEDQRILHKALAFQAKVVSEVMVPRLDMISVPADAPIREVLQKAAGSSHSRLPVYDGDLDHIVGFVHAKDLLRLAADATRPLVAREIMRPILAVPENKSVDDMLREFQVAKTHVAIVIDEFGGTSGMVTINDLLEELVGEIFDEVRQGQPDYESLADGSIRVSGRMAIGDVNERFGLSLPDDEFNTIAGLVFGCLGRTPSPGDVADIDGIRVRVEATNGRRATQLVLHPPRPAPAP